In the genome of Streptomyces sp. SAI-127, the window GTGGTTGCCTCGGCGCGAGCCGTAGGAGTTGAAGTCACGACGCTCCACACCGTGCTCGGTGAGGTACTTGCCGGCCGGGGTGTCGGCCTTGATGGCACCGGCGGGCGAGATGTGGTCCGTCGTCACCGAGTCGCCCAGCTTGGCGAGCACGCGGGCGCCGGTGATGTCGGAGACCGGGGTGGTCTCCATCGTCATGCCCTCGAAGTACGGGGGCTTGCGGACGTACGTCGACTCCGCGTCCCACTCGAAGGTGTTGCCGGTCGGGATCGGCAGCGCCTGCCACTGGGCGTCGCCCGCGAAGACGTCGGAGTAGGACTTGTTGAACATGTCCTCGCCGATGGCGTTCGCCACGACGTCGTTGACCTCGGCCTCGGAGGGCCAGATGTCCTTGAGGTAGACCGGGTTGCCGTCCTGGTCGATGCCCAGGGCGTCCTTGGTGATGTCCACCTTCATGGAGCCGGCGAGGGCGTACGCGACCACCAGCGGCGGGGACGCCAGGTAGTTCATCTTGACGTCGGGGTTGATACGGCCCTCGAAGTTCCGGTTGCCGGAGAGGACCGAGGTGACCGCGAGGTCGTGGTCGTTGACGGCCTTGGAGACCTCCTCCGGCAGCGGGCCGGAGTTGCCGATGCAGGTGGTGCAGCCGTAGCCGACGAGGTTGAAGCCGACCTTGTCGAGGTAGGGGGTGAGCCCCGCCTTGTCGAAGTAGTCGGTGACGACCTTGGAACCCGGGGCGAGGGTGGTCTTGACCCACGGCTTGCGGGTCAGGCCCTTCTCCACGGCCTTCTTCGCGACGAGCGCGGCGGCGACCATGACGTACGGGTTGGAGGTGTTGGTGCAGGAGGTGATGGCCGCGACCGTCACCGCGCCGTGGTCGACCTCGTACGTCGAGCCGTCGGGGGCGGTCACGGTGACCGGGTTGGACGGGGCGCCGTTCGGGGCGACGGCCGGGGCGTCGGAGGCCGGGAAGGACTCCTGGCCGGCCTCGTCCACGCTGTCGACGTAGTTGCGGACGTCGACCTTGAACTGCTCGGCGGCGTTCGCGAGGACGATGCGGTCCTGCGGGCGCTTCGGGCCGGCGATGGAGGGGACGACCGTGGAGAGGTCGAGCTCCAGCTTCTCGGAGAAGTCCGGCTCGGCCTTCGGGTCCAGCCAGAGACCCTGCTCCTTGGCGTACGCCTCGACGAGCGCGAGCTGCTGCTCCGGGCGGCCGGTGAGCTTCAGGTACTTGATGGTCTCGTCGTCGATCGGGAAGATCGCGGCGGTGGAGCCGAACTCCGGCGACATGTTGCCGATGGTGGCGCGGTTCGCGAGCGAGGTGGCGGACACGCCCTCGCCGTAGAACTCGACGAACTTGCCGACGACGCCGTGCTTGCGCAGCATCTCGGTGATCGTGAGCACCAGGTCGGTGGCGGTGGTGCCGGGCTTGAGCTCACCGGTCAGCTTGAAGCCGACGACGCGCGGGATGAGCATCGAGACCGGCTGGCCGAGCATCGCGGCCTCGGCCTCGATACCGCCGACGCCCCAGCCCAGCACACCGAGACCGTTGACCATCGTGGTGTGCGAGTCGGTGCCGACGAGGGTGTCGGGGTAGGCCTGGCCGTTGCGGACCATGACCGTGCGCGCCAGGTGCTCGATGTTCACCTGGTGGACGATGCCGGTGCCGGGCGGGACGACCTTGAAGTCGTCGAAGGCGGTCTGGCCCCAGCGCAGGAACTGGTAGCGCTCGCGGTTGCGGCCGTACTCCAGCTCGACGTTCTGCGCGAAGGCCTCGTTGGTGCCGAACTTGTCGGCGATGACGGAGTGGTCGATGACCAGCTCGGCCGGGGAGAGCGGGTTGACCTTCGCCGGGTCGCCGCCGAGCTCCTTGACGGCCTCACGCATGGTGGCGAGGTCGACGACACAGGGCACGCCGGTGAAGTCCTGCATGATCACGCGGGCCGGCGTGAACTGGATCTCCTGCGACGGCTGGGCCTGGGAGTCCCAGCCGCCGAGAGCGCGGATGTGGTCGGCGGTGATGTTCGCGCCGTCCTCGGTACGGAGCAGGTTCTCCAGGAGAACCTTGAGGCTGTACGGCAGGCGGGCCGAGCCCTCCACCTTGTCCAGCCGGAAGATCTCGTACGACTCGTCGCCCACGCTCAGCGTGGCGCGGGCGTCGAAGCTGTTCGCCGACACGACAGTCTCCTTCATTTTTGTGCGCTTACCACCGCATCCTGCCGCCACGCCGTCTTGGCCGATCCGCTAAGGTAAGGCTAAGTTAGGTATGCCTTACTGCCAGACCCAGCGAAAGCGTGCGACTGCGGTACGCCTCGGCAGATATCTCGATGTCGAGATAACTCTAGTACATGAGGCCCGGATGGTCATGCCCGGCTTCCTTGTGATGTCCGCCGCCATGGCCCCGGGTCGACGCGGTCGCGGTCATCAGTTCGCCAAGTCGGGGTATACGGAGGGAGTTGGCAGCACCAGACCGACCCGAGGGGAGACCCGCATGGGCCTCACGTTCCGCAAGAGCTTCCGGATCCTGCCCGGCGTGCGGCTGAACATCAACCGGCACTCCTGGTCCATCACCACCGGCGGCGGCAAGCACGGCCCGCGGCACACGCACAGCAGCACGGGACGTCGTACGACATCGATGGATCTGCCCGGACCTTTCGGCTGGCGTCGCACCCGTACCGCCAAGCGCCACTGAGGCTCCCTCAGCTCCGCGGAGGCCCGTCACCCGAATGGACCTCCCGGAATGCGCCATCTCATATCTGAGATAGCCTCGAGCTCATGGCAGACGACTACCTCGTACGCATCGGCAAGCTCATCCGTGACGCCCGGCAGCACCGGGGCTGGACACAGTCGCAGCTGGCCGAGGCGCTCGGCACCAGTCAGAGCGCCGTCAATCGCATCGAGCGCGGCAACCAGAACATCAGCCTTGAGATGATCGCCCGTATCGGTGAAGCACTGGACAGCGAAATCGTCTCTCTGGGCTACGCGGGTCCCATGCATCTGCGCGTGGTCGGCGGTCGCCGGCTGTCCGGCGCGATCGACGTCAAGACGAGCAAGAACGCGTGTGTGGCCCTGCTGTGCGCCTCGCTCCTCAACAAGGGGCGCACGGTGCTGCGCAGGGTCGCCCGCATCGAGGAGGTCTACCGCCTCCTGGAGGTGCTGAGCTCCATCGGGGTCCGCACCCGCTGGATCAACGAGGGAGTCGACCTCGAACTCGTGCCGCCGGCCGAGCTGGACATGGACGCCATCGACGCCGAGGCCGCCGTCCGCACCCGCTCGATCATCATGTTCCTCGGTCCGCTGCTGCACCGCATGGACGGCTTCAAGCTGCCCTACGCCGGCGGCTGCGACCTCGGCACCCGGACCATCGAGCCGCACATGATCGCGCTGCGCCGGTTCGGTCTGGACGTCGCGGCGACCGAGGGCCAGTACCACGCGCGCGTGGACCGGTCGGTCCGCCCCGGCCGTCCGATCGTGCTGACCGAGCGCGGCGACACCGTGACGGAGAACGCGCTGCTCGCGGCCGCCCGCCACGACGGCGTCACCGTCATCCGCAACGCCTCCTCCAACTACATGGTCCAGGACCTGTGCTTCTTCCTGGAGGCCCTGGGAGTGCGGGTCGAGGGCATCGGCACCACCACCCTCACTGTGCACGGCGTGCCGCACATCGACGTGGACGTCGACTACTCCCCCTCCGAGGACCCGGTCGAGGCGATGAGCCTGCTGGCCGCGGCCGTGGTGACGGAGTCGGAGCTGACCGTGCGCCGGGTGCCCATCGAGTTCCTGGAGATCGAACTCGCGGTCCTGGAGGAGATGGGGCTCGACCACGACCGTACGCCGGAGTACTTCGCGGACAACGGCCGTACCCGGCTGGTCGACCTCACGGTCCGGCCCTCCAAGCTGGAGGCGCCGATCGACAAGATCCACCCGATGCCGTTCCCCGGGCTGAACATCGACAACGTCCCGTTCTTCGCGGCCATCGCGGCGGTCGCGCAGGGTCAGACCCTCATCCACGACTGGGTCTACGACAACCGGGCGATCTACCTGACGGATCTGAACCGGCTGGGCGGGCGCCTCCAACTCCTCGACCCGCACCGGGTGCTGGTGGAGGGCCCGACCCGCTGGCGTGCCGCCGAGATGATGTGCCCGCCGGCCCTGCGCCCCGCCGTGGTCGTCCTGCTGGCGATGATGGCGGCCGACGGCACGTCCGTGCTGCGCAACGTCTATGTCATCAACCGCGGTTACGAGGACCTGGCCGAGCGGCTCAACTCGGTGGGAGCGCAGATCGAGATCTTCCGGGACATCTGAAACGCCGATGCCGCCGCATACTACC includes:
- a CDS encoding DUF4236 domain-containing protein, which produces MGLTFRKSFRILPGVRLNINRHSWSITTGGGKHGPRHTHSSTGRRTTSMDLPGPFGWRRTRTAKRH
- a CDS encoding UDP-N-acetylglucosamine 1-carboxyvinyltransferase; this encodes MADDYLVRIGKLIRDARQHRGWTQSQLAEALGTSQSAVNRIERGNQNISLEMIARIGEALDSEIVSLGYAGPMHLRVVGGRRLSGAIDVKTSKNACVALLCASLLNKGRTVLRRVARIEEVYRLLEVLSSIGVRTRWINEGVDLELVPPAELDMDAIDAEAAVRTRSIIMFLGPLLHRMDGFKLPYAGGCDLGTRTIEPHMIALRRFGLDVAATEGQYHARVDRSVRPGRPIVLTERGDTVTENALLAAARHDGVTVIRNASSNYMVQDLCFFLEALGVRVEGIGTTTLTVHGVPHIDVDVDYSPSEDPVEAMSLLAAAVVTESELTVRRVPIEFLEIELAVLEEMGLDHDRTPEYFADNGRTRLVDLTVRPSKLEAPIDKIHPMPFPGLNIDNVPFFAAIAAVAQGQTLIHDWVYDNRAIYLTDLNRLGGRLQLLDPHRVLVEGPTRWRAAEMMCPPALRPAVVVLLAMMAADGTSVLRNVYVINRGYEDLAERLNSVGAQIEIFRDI
- the acnA gene encoding aconitate hydratase AcnA, which codes for MSANSFDARATLSVGDESYEIFRLDKVEGSARLPYSLKVLLENLLRTEDGANITADHIRALGGWDSQAQPSQEIQFTPARVIMQDFTGVPCVVDLATMREAVKELGGDPAKVNPLSPAELVIDHSVIADKFGTNEAFAQNVELEYGRNRERYQFLRWGQTAFDDFKVVPPGTGIVHQVNIEHLARTVMVRNGQAYPDTLVGTDSHTTMVNGLGVLGWGVGGIEAEAAMLGQPVSMLIPRVVGFKLTGELKPGTTATDLVLTITEMLRKHGVVGKFVEFYGEGVSATSLANRATIGNMSPEFGSTAAIFPIDDETIKYLKLTGRPEQQLALVEAYAKEQGLWLDPKAEPDFSEKLELDLSTVVPSIAGPKRPQDRIVLANAAEQFKVDVRNYVDSVDEAGQESFPASDAPAVAPNGAPSNPVTVTAPDGSTYEVDHGAVTVAAITSCTNTSNPYVMVAAALVAKKAVEKGLTRKPWVKTTLAPGSKVVTDYFDKAGLTPYLDKVGFNLVGYGCTTCIGNSGPLPEEVSKAVNDHDLAVTSVLSGNRNFEGRINPDVKMNYLASPPLVVAYALAGSMKVDITKDALGIDQDGNPVYLKDIWPSEAEVNDVVANAIGEDMFNKSYSDVFAGDAQWQALPIPTGNTFEWDAESTYVRKPPYFEGMTMETTPVSDITGARVLAKLGDSVTTDHISPAGAIKADTPAGKYLTEHGVERRDFNSYGSRRGNHEVMIRGTFANIRLRNQIAPGTEGGYTRDFTKDDAPVSFIYDASRNYIEQGTPLAILAGKEYGSGSSRDWAAKGTALLGVKAVIAESYERIHRSNLIGMGVLPLQFPEGASAESLGLTGEETFSFTGVEELNNGTTPRTVKVTTDTGVEFDAVVRIDTPGEADYYRNGGIMQYVLRSLIRK